The Cottoperca gobio chromosome 15, fCotGob3.1, whole genome shotgun sequence genome segment TCTGACGGTGTCGCCAAGATGCTGCTTCAACGGTCTCGCAAATTTTGGATTGGGCAACTTATCTATCATGTTTATTTCTTCACGCACACTAAGGAGATTGACTGAAAGCAGATGTCATTTGTTTTAGGCTGATATTTATACCAAAATAGGAAATGTATCATTTAATTGGGAGAAACCAAGCATCCTTTGCTTCATAAGCGTCTTTTCCTGACGATTCAACTGTGATATTAGCCGAATCATGCTCCTGAGATCGAATAGTTGACTTTCTGTGTTACCCATAGTCTCACCACTTCGCTTGAAATGTGCTCTTGTAGAGGAAGACATGATGATGGATTCAGTGCAGACGCCGACTCCAGCACAGCCCACAGAGGAGCTGACTGAGCTGGGAAAATGCCTGATGAAACACGAGGTCAGCCTGAGACTCATaacattcccacacacacacatggtcactCATTAAATGCTGCATATAAACTCAAcatctctcttgtttttttctttttcccccagAACATCTACATGAACCTGTTGACCCTCTCCTTCACCTCTCTGTCGTGGAAGGACACCACCAACTGTCACCGCACTGCTTCCATGGTCTGCTGGACACTTCTGCGGCAGGTAACAAACGTACCCTGGATCTTTTTTTATCCTTACACGTCACACTTTCCTTTTTAAGAGATGAGGCTGGCCATGTTCTATGTTGTGTATATaataaaagaccaaaaccagtGACTTGAAAGGTGACTGTAAACTTAAATGTCCACATATTTCTAAAGTTTTCCTCACACATCTACTCTGTGTCTCCTCAGGTCGTAGGGGGTAATCTTCTTCCTGAGGCGGTCACATGGTTTTATACCAGTGTTCTTAGGGGCCTTCAGGTTCACGGGCAGCATGAGGTCTGCAGCTCTACCCTCTCTCAGCTGGCCATGCTCATCTATGAAAATCTGGTGAGGCTAAAGGCAATAATCTCTGCCATATCGGCTCTTTATTTCTGCCTTGGTTGGTCAGTTTTTCCTCCTATAAGTTAAAGATGTCATCTAGTACTGCAACTAACTGTCATTAACCTGCCCcattattttcttgattgttttgtctataaGATGTCATGAAAAAGTACCAAAGTGCATGTTTCATCTAATTTACAGTCCAAACTCAAAGATGTTCAGTTGACTATCAtagatgacaaagaaaagcagaaaatccacacacacacacacactcactcactcactcacacacacacacacacacacacacacacacacacacacacacacacacacacacactcaacctcCATGCCAAATTTGAGCATCCCAGGACTCCAAACTGGTTAAGCTAAAAATGACTCCAAACGATGAATCAGTAGTCTCTGATTTTAATTAGTCGAtcaactaatcgtttcagctctaaagTCATATAGtactgtttaaaaaagaaaaaggtataATTTAGAAGTTTCGTCAGTGGAACTTTCTAGTTGAATCCCGAAAATGCATCGCTTTCAATATccttacctgtctgtctctgtttttagCGACCTCGCTACCCAGAGCTGAGAGCAGTGATGACCCAGATCCCGAACATCAGTGTGGAGGCTCTGGATCAGTTTGATCACAGGCTTATGGACCCCAATGCCCAGAAGGTTGGAGACAAGAAGAGGAAAGACCAGTTCAGGAAGCTCATTGCAGGAACTGTTGGGGTAATGTCACATTTagccactagagggcagtgCTTCTCTATTATATCCTACTGTAGAAGGCTCATCAGAAGTGACCAGACACACTGGCCTCACATTGCGAGTCATTACTCAGCACTGTGGGATTGTGGCTGTGCTGTAAATCTTCTGCGCTcggcagtaaaaaaaataaataaatatgtgcagCAGCTCAACAGGGCTGTACAATGTAATGAAATTCTTTCTGGTAGATATCTTATAGCTCTGTTtaacctctcctctctctgtcccctgcCAACAGAAAGCTCTGTGCCAGCAGTTCAGGAAGGAGGTTCATATCCGGAATCTTCCATCGCTCTTTAAAAAGCCGAAGCCAGACAAGGATGTAATACAGAACAGTGAAGCATCAGGCCTGGAAGCTCTCTTCTCCCCGGAGAATAATACCCTGTAGGAAAACATAGTGTTTCTAATGGACTTCAAACTGACTGAAGACAGAGTTATGTGTACAAGCCAGGGTTTCTCTCACCATCCTCCGGCTGGGGCAGTGCGGCGGCTCTACCTAACATAACTGTCAACACTCCTGTTTTTCAGTTGGCTCATCTTTTAGTTCAACCATTTATTTCAGCCAAAGTATCTTTCCATCAGTCATTTGAGATATGGACATCTGTAGTAAATATTTCAGAAGTCggttttttgtttgtcagaTTATGTTAAGAGTCTTAAAATAGCAGACTTGCCATTTACATTTGCTCTGCAGCAGAAGCTTTATTAATCCACAAAGCTATGTTCTTGTAAAGGGGTGGAGACCTTTTGTAAACTTCAGAGGTTAGTGTTGGCAGATATGTTGTGTGGCCACGCTGCTGCGGTCTAGGCcggtaaagaagaagaaaaatcttGGACAAATCCTggtacacatttctttatttactgtGATTTCCTTTGACTTGACAAGCTTGAATGAAGTCTCTGATTCTGAAGGATACTGAAGGTACCTCAGGTGCGACGTTCCCTAAAAAAGGGAGAAGATGCTTTATGGAAAATACcctaagaagaaaaaaaaaaaaaaaaaaggtagctGGAGTGTGTTTTAAGAGTGGTTATTGTAGATATAATTATGAAAAACAGTTTTCTAGTGTGTAGATCTTACACAGAAGTTGGTTTAGGCAATGATGTTTTGTTAGTTCTTCATATCGGCACCATTTAAACAGCCcaagttttttttacttgtttatttAAAGCAGAGCATGTATCATACTACAAATAATGCAGCCAAATGATGTGCCAAAACACTCACGGTAAACCTCACTAGATAATGTCTGAAAATGAAAACCTAATGAGATAACGTTCATAAAGATCATTTAAGGGTGGACTCAACAACTAATGTGTAGCTTAATCCAagtctttctgttgttttctatcTGTTCAGTTGGTGATGATATTCAGTTTttcacatgttttgtgtttggacTGGTTTTGCCGGCCATAAGAAAAAGATGAACCAGCACTACATTCCTCCATTGTACAAGGGATTGTTTTTAAGCATAATTTGATGGCTGTATTGTGCTCTTATGGAGCTGCCATGATAGATAGTGATTTGTTCAGTGTTGTGTAGAATctgaccaaaaataaataatgacatgtATTTTGGCTTGGAGTGAGCCCCCTTTAAATGCATAAACACTGGTCTGCAGTTCAGATGACATTGTCTAGGAAACGGGTTCACGTCATACTGACCCAATAATAGGAACATTTATGAAGCTTGAAATCCACTGTCTTTGTGATTGTTTGTTCACAtgtggtcattttaaaaaacaaaatgcttgttcaACACTAAAATGTTCTGTACAAAGGAGAAAATAGCCTTTTTAAAAGTGTAGTGTggtttatatttttttgtttttaaataaatattgatttaacTTTGTCccaaattgtcttttttttttattttttttttatacttaatTTAGAATCAAGAAAAGTAGTTTAAGTTTAATTGCTACTGATTGACATGCTTGGGTCTTATTATTTGTCCCTTATTTTGCATATGACCAACTTGGGGACATGGCTGTAAATATTAAAAGCGTGAAATAAAATTCTTAGTGAAAATACTACATTGTGGAAAACAATTTATATTCAATCAATTATACCTTCAGAGAAGCATGAGcctgtgttttattgtcttgcTGTGTTTTAAATTCTGGTACTGTAAATTGTGATGtcagtgaatgtttttattaaccACACCTAAATAATGTGTATGAATGTACTGACATATCTGCAGAGCTGTCCAGCTCAAATAAATTACGTAATTTCAACAGAATTCAAAACTGTAAAGGACATATTTCAGACATAAGCTTGTTGCTTCCCTAGGTTAGGTCATCTTTTAAGAATGTTTTAATCATGTGTGCAATGAACACATTTGCACCCTTGTTTTGCCATGTCTAGATTTTCTCACTATGATATTATCtgacatctttttttaaaaattatattaaaaacaaacaaaaaaaaacatttggatttCGTATTGTATTTCTGGATTGAATTATGTAATTATTTGATGCCTGCCAGCATAATCGTAAAAACAGTTCATACTCCGAGTCGGTAGGGGGCGCTAACGTGCATTTAGCTAATTGCCAACGACCGTAAATATTGTAAAGAAGCGCAATGAAGAAGTATGTAAATTTGATCATGGCATgattttgttattataaaatatatttggagTGAGTAAATTAATCCATGTATGATTAATATTCATGGTCAACATTCAGCTGTTTCTACCTCGAAGTGCTCAACGTTTAACCAACATCCTAAAAGTTTAAAGGTCGGTAAGAAAAGTTAGCTATAGCAGAAGAGCACACAGTCGTTAGATAAAGAGGAAggcttcattttttatttgctaCATTAAAGTACTGCAATACTTGCCAAGTACTGTAcctcactacatttcagagataAATATTATAACGTTCGTGTtgctttttacttcactatatTTATTACACAgctaaattatattttacttcACAATTTAAGCATTTTGCATACACAATCTGGTACAATCagtttgtaaaatattatttattgttacagtaAACTACccaaaagtatataaagtagttaaaatcaGCTCCACCTCCTGCAACTACAGCATTAAAATGCTGCACATAAAACgttgcatcaataataataatacaataataataccagtggtggaaaaagtCTTCAGATCTTTTACATAAGTAAAAatagcaatactacagtgtagaaatacacaGTTACATGTaaagtcctgaattcaaaatcTCACTtaggtaaaagtacaaaagtactagcatcaaaatatagtaccaaaagtaaaactactcACAGACTGGCCCATTTTAGAatcatatatattgtattactggattataattattgatgtattcatgtgtttatggtgcagctggtaaaagtgcATATACGTGtaactactttatataatgCTGGGTATCTTAATTTATAATAACATCATCATTTATGAGacaatttacattttctataaataatCTGAACCCGCAAAGTCACTAGTAACTcaagctgtaaaataaatgtagttgagtAAAAAGTGCTATATTTGCAGCCAAAATGTATTGGATTAGAAGTAGAAAGTGGCATAAACCATTGCATACCATTGCTCTTATGTAATGTACTGTCTTACTCATTACTGTTAACAGTATTTACATTCTCCTTGAACCTGAATTATGGTtagtaaaatatttttaaatggcagCACCATTACATCAAATGGAGACTGAACCTGATATACAGTACTGTAGTGTGTATCAATTTATTGATATCGTTTCCTTGTGACTCAGTATGACATTTGGTATGTCTGGAAACTATTTTCTACAAGAAGTTCTTCATCTTAAACAAAGCTCAGCTGTGTAACATGTTTGGGATGGTTGGTTCTGCAGTGTGTTAGAGGTTTATTAAAGGATGTGGTTAGATATTCCAAGTCTATcttaatacaatatttatatgcCCATATGTGCATTGAAAGAGTTATTAGCTGCTGTAATcgagagctgaaacaattaatccATGAATCAATCAGTcgtttgacagaaaattattcAGCGACCATACTAAccaattaattgtttaagtcatttatcaagcaagcAATTCAAATAATCTAGTTTCAGCTTTTCAGacgtgaggatttgctgcttttcttgtcATATATaactgtaaactgaatatctttaatctgttggtcaaacaaaacaataccaCCTTTGGCTTTGGGCTATATGGGGGATTTGTAACcattttaacaatttatttgaactattaatggagtaattgagaaaataatcaatcgataataaaaaataatcattagttgtagCCCTACGATAATTATTCCTTTCTTAgcgcacaaaacaaacaaaaccctGCCCCTACCTTCAGTTTGCTGCCTCCCACCCACGCTACACAGTGTCTCAGATAACCAACGCTTGCAAGTACaacaaattaatttattttctattttgtcttttttatacTAGGTGAAAGATCCAAAGAACAAATTCTGTAATTACTTCCTTTCCAGTAATCCTCATTTCCCCCATGTCTTCTAGGGTCCATTTCCCATCCAGCAGCACTttgctcctcctgctgctttgCCCATCACTGCTTCCTGGCTGCAAGATCCTCTCATCAGCGTGACTCTGCAAACTTGTCTGCAACAAACGCACAACCCACAGCATATTACATGATGAGATTTATAAAGACACAATAATTGCAATTTAAACCTCTAGCAAGAATGGATGAAAACAGACCATCATACATACAATAATTGTCaatacatcattaaaataaGCCTGCATAAACCTGCGATCACTCTCAAAAATTAATTCTAACACTAGACAGCAAGTAAATCTTAGttgttaaaaacattgtttgctTATACGGAATGAACAATAATTAATTTGAGAGGCAATgatattcatacatttattgttaaCCTTGTTCTAGAgggatttgtgtttgtgtaaggtATAGAAATTGACTGCtgaggaggaaaaacaagatTCTAAATTgcgaaaaaaataaagaaatattaaattCACTGCCTATAAAATGCCTATAAAATGTATTCACCACCCTTTGATTTTGGCTTCATGGTGGAGATGGTGAGCTTGTAGCCCCTTTTTGGTAGTAGTGGTGGCCTGCCATACAAGTGCCTTTTGTCACATGGACTCCATGTTTTGAGGATGGCCTGCTCAAGGCTGATTTACAGCAATGCTATTTGATATCCCTATTTCAAAGAATATTCAATGCCCTGAGAATTGTTTACATCATTCCCTGGCCTTGTTATGTAATGGCTTAGAATATTCCTTTTACTTAATAATGTAGTTTTGCCAGGAAATGTACTAACCAGCAACCGGACTGTAAGTGAAATCACTTGATTGAACACAGTTGACGTCCACTCAGCCTAATTATGTAGATTTGAACAATTTGTCTATCCAATTTGTGGTTATTTAGCTATGCAAAGAGAGtggacattttgtttgtttatattcttgatattaaagttttttgtttttttaaacactaaaGAATATACACCTGTCAatgttataaaacaataaatggcAATACTATTACAAATGTGGTATGTGTGGCTTGTGAGGGACTGACAAAAATGACGGAGGGAGGGTTCAATGTGTAGTCATGAGGTCACACCACAGACTGTGTAAAATAGAGTCACACCTGTGCGTGATGATTTTTTATcatatatgattattatttatgttgcctgaaaaaagaaatgttgctcTAGTtctcttaataaataaatacataatacgTGTTGTTCCCTTACTTCAGTCCATCAACATGCATTAGCTTGTTttccaccagcagcaccagcttCACGGCAGCGTAGCAACGCGGTTGCAGAGCAACACAGAAGTTTCTGGTAGGAGTAGTTTCAGTTCGGACATTCATATTTTAATCAACAGATGGGAAACAGGTGTGCGTTTCTAACCAGTATGTTTTTAACCCGGCTTTGAACGCGAGCTTCTCAGGACCTATACACTCGACTGGACTGGACTAGCGGctacaacaaaaaacaacttgttGGGTTCAGGATGTTCGTCTGTTTTTTGATTTTCGTTTGTGCTTCGGCTGGTCGCATTGTACCCGCCCAAGTGATGACTGGTGAGGTACACGAAGTCCCGGTAAATAGCACCATTGTTTTAAGGGCATCACGGTTTGCTGTGTTTGAATTCAACAAAGCCAACGCAGCAGAAGAACAGTTTGCGTACAAAATTGTAAACATAACATCGGCCAAAATTCAGGTAAAACTTTAATTCTGGAGTCATGATCAACGTGCATTTGATGCCATAGACTTTATGCCTATAATCAGACCTGCTGTTTTCTGTAGGTGGTCGCGGGAATAAACTATATTCTGGAAATGAAGCTGGGACGAATGTGCAAGACAAACGGGACTGCTGACCGAGAACCATGTGTTTTCCACTGTGAACCCAAGGCAAGTTCAATATTTTAGGTGGTGCATTC includes the following:
- the LOC115020132 gene encoding cystatin-like → MFVCFLIFVCASAGRIVPAQVMTGEVHEVPVNSTIVLRASRFAVFEFNKANAAEEQFAYKIVNITSAKIQVVAGINYILEMKLGRMCKTNGTADREPCVFHCEPKELQCHFIVRETPWEDSLVLTEKKCHLIID